The Agromyces marinus genome window below encodes:
- a CDS encoding HIT domain-containing protein, with protein sequence MSGTAEPTVFERIAAGEIPAKMVAETERVIAFHDIAPQAPVHVVVTPRIGRHRDVVELAADDPELLAELVSVAKGIADDLADGQFRLIFNTGPAAGQTVFHVHAHVLGGGLKEGSLGG encoded by the coding sequence ATGAGCGGAACGGCTGAGCCCACGGTCTTCGAGCGCATCGCGGCCGGCGAGATCCCGGCGAAGATGGTCGCCGAGACCGAACGCGTCATCGCGTTCCACGACATCGCACCGCAGGCGCCCGTGCACGTGGTCGTCACGCCCCGCATCGGCCGGCACCGCGACGTCGTCGAACTCGCGGCCGACGACCCCGAACTGCTCGCCGAGCTCGTCTCGGTGGCCAAGGGCATCGCCGACGACCTCGCAGACGGGCAGTTCCGGCTGATCTTCAACACCGGCCCCGCCGCAGGCCAGACCGTGTTCCACGTGCACGCCCACGTCCTCGGGGGCGGCCTGAAGGAGGGATCGCTTGGCGGCTGA
- a CDS encoding SDR family oxidoreductase yields MASTSPILVTGGTGSLGRAVVRRLAARGDDVRVLSRSGAAGTVLGDLTTGEGVAEALDGVGVVMHLATTNRDDTEMTRTLVRSAERSGRPRILYSSIVGIDRIPLAYYGGKRASERIIAESRLRWTTQRTTQFHNLVASIFQIQRFSPVIMAPAFRYQPIAVEDVAARLLQLLDDDVVGIAPDIGGPEVRTARDLARAWLRVRGLHRATATFRLPGTRFAAFSAGENLVPGEPYGHMRFEEALAAAR; encoded by the coding sequence GTGGCCTCGACGTCGCCGATCCTCGTCACCGGGGGAACCGGATCCCTCGGGCGCGCCGTGGTGCGCCGACTCGCGGCCCGGGGCGACGACGTGCGCGTGCTGAGCCGCTCGGGCGCCGCGGGAACGGTTCTCGGCGACCTCACCACGGGCGAGGGCGTGGCGGAGGCGCTCGACGGCGTCGGCGTCGTGATGCACCTCGCGACGACCAATCGCGACGACACCGAGATGACGCGCACGCTCGTCCGCTCCGCGGAGCGCTCGGGCCGGCCGCGCATCCTGTACTCCTCGATCGTCGGCATCGACCGGATCCCGCTCGCCTACTACGGCGGCAAGCGCGCCTCCGAACGCATCATCGCCGAATCCCGGCTGCGCTGGACGACCCAGCGCACGACGCAGTTCCACAACCTGGTCGCGTCGATCTTCCAGATCCAGCGCTTCTCCCCCGTGATCATGGCGCCCGCGTTCCGGTACCAGCCCATCGCCGTCGAAGACGTCGCCGCGCGCCTGCTGCAGCTCCTCGACGACGACGTCGTCGGCATCGCACCCGACATCGGCGGACCCGAGGTCCGCACGGCTCGAGACCTGGCCCGGGCGTGGCTCCGCGTTCGCGGCTTGCACCGCGCGACCGCGACCTTCCGCCTGCCGGGCACCCGGTTCGCGGCGTTCAGCGCCGGCGAGAACCTCGTCCCCGGCGAACCGTACGGGCACATGCGGTTCGAGGAGGCGCTCGCCGCCGCGCGCTGA
- the recO gene encoding DNA repair protein RecO: MPVYRDDAVVLRTHKLGEADRIVTLLTRRHGKVRAVARGVRRTASKFGSRLEPFMVADLQLYEGRSLDVITQAETIGAYGAEISQDYAAYTAANAMVEAADRLTEAEGSLQQYLLLVGALRSLSRSEHGPDLTLDSYLLRALAIAGWAPSFEDCSRCGTAGPHTAVVVQLGGVVCGDCAPPGSPRIAPTTVDLLGALLSGDWNVAEAASARDRSQASGIVAAYAQWHLERGLRSLTHVSRGAAPE, translated from the coding sequence GTGCCCGTGTACCGAGATGACGCCGTCGTGCTGCGCACGCACAAGCTCGGCGAGGCCGACCGCATCGTGACGCTCCTCACGCGGCGTCACGGCAAGGTCCGCGCCGTGGCGCGCGGAGTCCGGCGCACCGCCTCGAAGTTCGGCTCCCGCCTCGAACCGTTCATGGTCGCCGACCTGCAGCTCTACGAGGGTCGGTCGCTCGACGTCATCACCCAGGCCGAGACGATCGGCGCCTACGGCGCCGAGATCAGCCAGGACTACGCGGCGTACACGGCGGCGAACGCCATGGTCGAAGCTGCCGACCGACTCACCGAGGCCGAGGGGTCGCTCCAGCAGTACCTGCTGCTCGTGGGCGCGCTGCGCTCGCTCAGCCGCAGTGAGCACGGCCCCGACCTGACGCTCGACTCGTACCTGCTGCGCGCCCTCGCGATCGCCGGGTGGGCGCCGAGCTTCGAGGACTGCTCGCGGTGCGGCACCGCCGGGCCGCACACCGCGGTCGTCGTGCAGCTCGGCGGCGTCGTGTGCGGCGACTGCGCGCCACCCGGCTCGCCCCGCATCGCGCCGACGACGGTCGACCTGCTCGGCGCGCTGCTCTCCGGTGACTGGAACGTCGCCGAGGCGGCATCCGCCCGCGATCGCTCGCAGGCCAGCGGCATCGTCGCCGCCTACGCGCAATGGCACCTCGAGCGCGGACTGCGCTCGCTCACCCACGTCTCCCGAGGAGCGGCACCAGAGTGA
- a CDS encoding 16S rRNA (uracil(1498)-N(3))-methyltransferase: MSHRYLDESLDLATATPGDSVELGGDEARHAVTVSRLRVGEQVSIGDGRGRVVHGPVTVAEPRRLRIEVEAVDDEPEASPRLTLVQALAKGDRDELAVQAATELGVDRIVPWSASRSVSRWEGAKAAKGRARWASIVREAVKQSLRARLPVVEDVATTRGLPGVLAGERMLLLVPGARTRLADIRPDGRDLALVVGPEGGIDPAEIERLVEAGAEAVRLGEPVLRTSTAGPAAIAVLSVALGRW; the protein is encoded by the coding sequence ATGAGCCACCGCTACCTCGACGAGTCCCTGGACCTCGCCACGGCGACGCCGGGCGATTCGGTCGAACTCGGCGGTGACGAGGCCCGGCACGCCGTCACGGTGTCGCGGCTGCGCGTCGGCGAGCAGGTCTCGATCGGCGACGGCCGCGGTCGCGTCGTGCACGGGCCGGTCACCGTCGCCGAGCCGCGACGGCTCCGGATCGAGGTCGAGGCCGTAGACGACGAACCCGAGGCGTCGCCGCGTCTCACGCTCGTGCAGGCGCTCGCGAAGGGCGACCGCGACGAGCTCGCGGTGCAGGCCGCGACCGAGCTCGGCGTCGACCGCATCGTGCCGTGGTCGGCGAGCCGGTCGGTGTCGCGGTGGGAGGGCGCGAAGGCAGCGAAGGGTCGCGCGCGGTGGGCGAGCATCGTGCGCGAGGCCGTCAAGCAGTCCCTGCGCGCCCGTCTGCCCGTCGTCGAGGACGTCGCGACGACCCGTGGCCTTCCGGGCGTGCTCGCGGGCGAGCGGATGCTGCTGCTCGTGCCGGGCGCCCGGACCCGGCTCGCCGACATCCGTCCCGACGGTCGCGACCTCGCGCTCGTCGTCGGCCCAGAGGGCGGCATCGACCCGGCCGAGATCGAGCGGTTGGTCGAGGCGGGCGCCGAGGCGGTCCGGCTCGGCGAGCCCGTCCTCCGCACCTCCACGGCGGGCCCAGCGGCGATCGCCGTGCTCTCGGTGGCGCTCGGGCGGTGGTGA
- a CDS encoding PhoH family protein — protein MVRLLGPQDRLLTTIEREFPGVDVHVRGNEIAIRGDADERGRVRRLIEELLELVRSGGEPTPIEVRSSARMLEADPNAKPSEQLGQVIISSRGRSIRPKTEGQRAYVDAIDLNTVVFGIGPAGTGKTYLAMAKAVQALQRKEVSRIILTRPAVEAGERLGFLPGTLTDKIDPYLRPLYDALNEMMDPELVPKLLASGTVEVAPLAYMRGRTLNDSFVILDEAQNTTPEQMKMFLTRLGFGSRMVVTGDITQVDLPGGSSGLRLVTRILDGIDDIHFARLTSDDVVRHTLVARIVDAYTEHDQRSQAQRYEREQAREFANRAERRGAERRGAPAPRDHLPRKRMP, from the coding sequence ATGGTGCGCCTCCTCGGGCCGCAGGACCGACTGCTCACGACCATCGAGCGCGAGTTCCCCGGCGTCGACGTGCACGTGCGCGGCAACGAGATCGCGATCCGCGGCGACGCCGACGAGCGGGGTCGGGTGCGCCGGCTCATCGAGGAACTGCTCGAACTCGTCCGCAGCGGCGGCGAACCCACCCCGATCGAAGTGAGGAGCTCGGCCCGAATGCTCGAAGCAGACCCGAACGCCAAGCCGTCCGAGCAGCTCGGACAGGTCATCATCTCCAGTCGCGGCCGGTCCATCCGGCCGAAGACCGAGGGCCAGCGCGCCTACGTCGACGCGATCGACCTGAACACCGTGGTGTTCGGCATCGGCCCGGCCGGAACCGGCAAGACGTACCTGGCGATGGCGAAGGCCGTGCAGGCGCTCCAGCGCAAGGAGGTCAGCCGGATCATCCTGACGCGTCCCGCGGTCGAGGCGGGAGAGCGGCTGGGCTTCCTGCCGGGCACGCTCACCGACAAGATCGACCCGTACCTGCGCCCGCTCTACGACGCGCTCAACGAGATGATGGATCCCGAACTCGTGCCCAAGCTGCTCGCGTCGGGCACCGTCGAGGTCGCGCCGCTCGCGTACATGCGGGGCCGGACGCTGAACGACTCGTTCGTCATCCTCGACGAGGCGCAGAACACGACGCCCGAGCAGATGAAGATGTTCCTGACCAGGCTCGGGTTCGGATCGCGCATGGTCGTCACGGGGGACATCACCCAGGTCGACCTGCCGGGCGGGTCGAGCGGGCTGCGCCTGGTGACGCGGATCCTCGACGGGATCGACGACATCCACTTCGCCCGGCTCACGAGCGACGACGTCGTCCGGCACACGCTCGTCGCCCGCATCGTCGACGCCTACACCGAGCACGACCAGCGGTCGCAGGCGCAGCGCTACGAGCGCGAGCAGGCGCGCGAGTTCGCCAACCGCGCCGAGCGCCGCGGGGCCGAGCGCCGCGGCGCCCCCGCCCCCCGCGACCACCTGCCCAGGAAGAGGATGCCGTGA
- the dnaJ gene encoding molecular chaperone DnaJ → MADHYEVLGVARDAAPDEIKKAYRRLARELHPDVNPGAEASERFKEVTHAYDVLSDPKQRQQYDLGGQGGFGGGAAGFGGFGDIFETFFGAGQGSRGPRSRRERGQDALIRLEVGLDEVIFGTHRDLEVDTAVVCETCNGSCCQPGTSPVRCDICGGSGQIQRAVRSLLGNVMTSSPCGSCRGYGTIIATPCVTCQGQGRVRARRTVPVDVPAGVDTGVRLQMPGSGEAGPAGGPNGDLYLEIKVKTHEVFSRDGDDLLCTLEVQMTDAVLGATAKVAALDGDVELELRSGVQSGDVLTVRDRGITHLRGNGRGDLKVAVHVITPTKLSGKERELVEQLAALRKPKSPELGHFQQGLFARLRDRFLG, encoded by the coding sequence GTGGCCGACCACTACGAGGTCCTCGGCGTCGCCCGCGACGCCGCCCCGGACGAGATCAAGAAGGCCTACCGACGTCTCGCGCGCGAGCTGCACCCGGACGTGAACCCGGGCGCCGAGGCGTCCGAGCGATTCAAGGAGGTCACGCACGCGTACGACGTGCTCTCGGACCCGAAGCAGCGGCAGCAGTACGACCTCGGCGGCCAGGGCGGGTTCGGCGGCGGAGCGGCCGGGTTCGGCGGGTTCGGCGACATCTTCGAGACGTTCTTCGGTGCGGGCCAGGGCAGTCGCGGACCGAGATCGCGCCGCGAGCGCGGCCAGGACGCGCTGATCCGCCTCGAGGTGGGCCTCGACGAGGTGATCTTCGGCACGCACCGCGACCTCGAGGTCGACACGGCGGTCGTGTGCGAGACCTGCAACGGATCGTGCTGCCAGCCCGGCACCTCGCCCGTGCGCTGCGACATCTGCGGCGGAAGCGGGCAGATCCAGCGGGCGGTGCGCTCGCTGCTCGGCAACGTCATGACCTCGAGCCCGTGCGGGTCGTGCCGCGGGTACGGCACGATCATCGCCACGCCGTGCGTGACCTGCCAGGGGCAGGGTCGCGTCCGCGCGCGTCGCACGGTCCCCGTCGACGTGCCCGCCGGTGTCGACACCGGCGTGCGACTGCAGATGCCCGGCTCCGGCGAGGCGGGCCCCGCGGGCGGACCGAACGGCGACCTCTACCTCGAGATCAAGGTGAAGACCCACGAGGTGTTCAGTCGGGACGGCGACGACCTGCTCTGCACGCTCGAGGTGCAGATGACCGATGCCGTGCTCGGAGCGACCGCGAAGGTCGCCGCCCTCGACGGGGACGTCGAGCTCGAGCTGCGCTCCGGAGTGCAGTCGGGCGACGTCCTCACGGTCAGGGACCGCGGCATCACCCACCTGCGCGGCAACGGCCGCGGCGACCTCAAGGTCGCGGTGCACGTGATCACGCCCACCAAGCTCAGCGGCAAGGAGCGCGAGCTCGTCGAGCAGCTCGCGGCCCTGCGCAAGCCCAAGTCGCCCGAGCTCGGGCACTTCCAGCAGGGGCTGTTCGCGCGCCTGCGCGACCGGTTCCTCGGCTGA
- a CDS encoding isoprenyl transferase, which produces MTPKPYTHKDAVPYRPLDWTGVHPPAFPKGAVPGHVAIVMDGNGRWANRQGLTRIEGHKAGEEVLLDVVAGAIQAGVKHLSVYAFSTENWKRSPDEVRFLMGYNRDVLHRRRDQLNEWNVRIRWAGRRPRLWKSVVDELQVAERLTAGNTGLQFTMCVNYGGRNELVDAVRSIADEVAAGRLKPSAVSEKLIERRLYVPDMPDVDLFVRSSGEQRTSNFLLWQSAYAEMVFLDTLWPDFSRRDLWHAIDLYASRNRRFGGAVDAPDATAP; this is translated from the coding sequence GTGACCCCGAAGCCCTACACGCACAAGGACGCGGTGCCCTACCGTCCGCTGGACTGGACGGGCGTGCACCCGCCGGCGTTCCCGAAGGGAGCCGTGCCCGGGCACGTCGCGATCGTCATGGACGGCAACGGGCGCTGGGCGAACCGGCAGGGCCTCACCCGCATCGAGGGGCACAAGGCCGGCGAGGAGGTGCTGCTCGACGTGGTCGCGGGCGCGATCCAGGCGGGCGTGAAGCACCTGTCGGTCTACGCGTTCTCGACCGAGAACTGGAAGCGCAGCCCCGACGAGGTGCGCTTCCTCATGGGCTACAACCGCGACGTGCTGCACCGCCGTCGCGACCAGCTCAACGAGTGGAACGTGCGCATCAGGTGGGCGGGCCGTCGGCCGCGGCTCTGGAAGTCGGTCGTCGACGAGTTGCAGGTCGCCGAGCGGCTGACCGCTGGCAACACCGGCCTCCAGTTCACGATGTGCGTCAACTACGGCGGCAGGAACGAGCTCGTCGACGCCGTGCGCTCGATCGCGGACGAGGTCGCGGCGGGTCGGCTGAAGCCGTCCGCGGTATCGGAGAAGCTCATCGAGCGGCGCCTCTACGTGCCGGACATGCCCGACGTCGACCTGTTCGTCCGCAGTTCGGGGGAGCAGCGCACGTCGAACTTCCTGCTCTGGCAGTCGGCGTACGCCGAGATGGTGTTCCTCGACACGCTCTGGCCCGATTTCTCGCGCCGCGACCTCTGGCATGCGATCGACCTGTACGCGTCGCGCAACCGCCGCTTCGGCGGCGCGGTGGACGCGCCCGACGCCACGGCGCCGTGA
- the leuA gene encoding 2-isopropylmalate synthase has protein sequence MQNHQKPSPMPVHRYRPFHEQIRVDLPDRTWPAKRIEVAPRWCAVDLRDGNQALIDPMSPERKRIMFDLLVRMGYKEIEVGFPSASQTDFDFVRSLIDEGAIPDDVTIQVLTQARDHLIERTYESIRGAKQAIVHLYNSTSVLQREVVFRTDRQGIIDIALHGARKCREMEASVPGTTVYYEYSPESYTGTELEFAVDVCNQVLEVLEPTAERNVIINLPATVEMATPNVYADSIEWMSRHLNHREHVILSLHPHNDRGTAVAAAELGYLAGADRIEGCLFGNGERTGNVDLVALGMNLFTQGIDPQIDFSDMDEIKRTAEYCNQLAVHERSPWAGDLVYTAFSGSHQDAIKKGFEAMEARAAERGGTVDDLVWAVPYLPVDPKDIGRNYEAVIRVNSQSGKGGVAYLLKSDHALDLPRRLQIEFSGVVQAKTDAEGGEVTSEQIWAIFTDEYLPAPEERHGAKWGRFELLSMRSESDLTGEVRVRVGLRDGDERVDADGSGNGPVAAFLSVLASEGVEVRVLDYSEHAMSSGGDAIAAAYVECQVDGRTLWGVGIDADISTASLKAVVSAVNRALRAARVLDGASEPALA, from the coding sequence ATGCAGAACCACCAGAAGCCGTCGCCGATGCCGGTGCACCGGTACCGTCCGTTCCACGAGCAGATCCGCGTCGACCTGCCCGACCGCACCTGGCCCGCCAAGCGCATCGAGGTCGCACCGCGCTGGTGCGCCGTGGACCTGCGCGACGGCAACCAGGCGCTCATCGACCCGATGAGCCCCGAACGCAAGCGCATCATGTTCGACCTGCTCGTGCGGATGGGCTACAAGGAGATCGAGGTCGGCTTCCCGAGCGCGAGCCAGACCGACTTCGACTTCGTTCGCAGCCTGATCGACGAGGGGGCCATCCCCGACGACGTCACGATCCAGGTCCTGACCCAGGCGCGCGACCACCTGATCGAGCGCACGTACGAGTCGATCCGCGGCGCGAAGCAGGCGATCGTGCACCTGTACAACTCGACGAGCGTGCTCCAGCGCGAGGTCGTCTTCCGCACCGACCGGCAGGGCATCATCGACATCGCCCTCCACGGCGCCCGGAAGTGCCGCGAGATGGAGGCGAGCGTCCCGGGGACGACCGTGTACTACGAGTACTCGCCCGAGAGCTACACCGGCACCGAGCTCGAGTTCGCCGTCGACGTGTGCAACCAGGTGCTCGAGGTGCTCGAGCCCACCGCCGAACGCAACGTCATCATCAACCTGCCCGCGACCGTCGAGATGGCCACGCCCAACGTCTACGCCGACTCGATCGAGTGGATGAGCCGGCACCTGAACCATCGCGAGCACGTCATCCTGTCGCTGCACCCGCACAACGACCGCGGCACCGCGGTCGCGGCGGCCGAGCTGGGCTACCTGGCCGGCGCCGACCGCATCGAGGGGTGCCTGTTCGGCAACGGCGAGCGCACCGGCAACGTCGACCTCGTCGCGCTCGGCATGAACCTGTTCACGCAGGGCATCGACCCGCAGATCGACTTCTCCGACATGGACGAGATCAAGCGGACCGCCGAGTACTGCAACCAGCTCGCGGTGCACGAGCGCAGCCCGTGGGCGGGCGACCTCGTCTACACGGCGTTCTCCGGTTCGCACCAGGACGCGATCAAGAAGGGGTTCGAGGCGATGGAGGCCCGCGCCGCCGAGCGCGGCGGAACCGTCGACGACCTGGTCTGGGCCGTGCCGTACCTGCCGGTCGACCCGAAGGACATCGGCCGCAACTACGAGGCCGTGATCCGGGTCAACTCGCAGTCGGGCAAGGGCGGCGTCGCGTACCTGCTGAAGTCCGACCACGCGCTCGACCTGCCGCGTCGCCTCCAGATCGAGTTCTCGGGCGTCGTGCAGGCCAAGACCGACGCCGAGGGCGGCGAGGTCACGAGCGAGCAGATCTGGGCGATCTTCACCGACGAGTACCTGCCCGCGCCCGAGGAACGCCACGGCGCCAAGTGGGGCCGCTTCGAGCTGCTCTCGATGCGCAGCGAGAGCGACCTGACCGGCGAGGTGCGCGTCCGCGTCGGCCTGCGCGACGGCGACGAGCGCGTCGACGCCGACGGGTCGGGCAACGGCCCCGTCGCGGCGTTCCTCTCGGTCCTGGCATCGGAGGGCGTCGAGGTCCGCGTGCTCGACTACAGCGAGCACGCGATGTCCTCCGGCGGCGACGCGATCGCCGCGGCGTACGTCGAGTGCCAGGTCGACGGCCGCACCCTGTGGGGCGTCGGCATCGACGCGGACATCTCGACGGCGTCGCTCAAGGCCGTCGTGTCCGCCGTGAACCGGGCCCTGCGCGCCGCGCGCGTGCTCGACGGCGCGAGCGAGCCGGCCCTGGCCTGA
- a CDS encoding hemolysin family protein, translating into MLPWLFLGAAFVLVAFGGLMAAVDAAIGVTSRADLVDLSFGARAARSLRAIAEDPGAHVNAVNFMRILAETTAAVLVTLAFTFILDDVWLVLLVSALIMTGISFVLVGASPRSVGRTHAAAVLRFAAPIVRFVRVLLGPLAGALVSLGNRVTPGRIRFAGVSSEEQLLSIVDEATELEVLEQADRELIHSVFEFGHTLVREVMVPRTDMVTIETAAHLPQAMALFLKEGYSRIPVVDREADDIAGILYLKDLARLGFERPLDAATVTVADLVRPATFVPESMGADALLRQMQLESNHLAMVVDEYGGIAGLVTLEDLIEELVGDISDEYDREAAQVEQLSEGRYRVNARLPVDELGELFGLDLDDEDVDTVGGLLAKGLGHLPVTGDRVGVSGLLLEAERTEGRRKRIATVLVEADQALIDVRAAFAADTGTTDEGTRP; encoded by the coding sequence ATGCTTCCCTGGCTCTTCCTGGGGGCGGCCTTCGTCCTCGTCGCGTTCGGCGGACTCATGGCCGCCGTCGATGCCGCCATCGGCGTGACCAGCCGTGCCGACCTCGTCGACCTGTCGTTCGGCGCGCGCGCCGCACGATCGCTGCGGGCGATCGCCGAGGATCCGGGCGCGCACGTGAACGCCGTGAACTTCATGCGCATCCTCGCCGAGACGACCGCTGCGGTCCTCGTGACGCTCGCGTTCACGTTCATCCTCGACGACGTCTGGCTCGTGCTGCTCGTGTCGGCGCTCATCATGACCGGCATCTCCTTCGTGCTCGTCGGGGCGAGCCCGCGCAGCGTCGGCCGGACCCACGCGGCCGCGGTGCTGCGATTCGCCGCGCCGATCGTGCGGTTCGTGCGCGTGCTGCTCGGCCCGCTCGCCGGCGCGCTCGTCTCGCTCGGCAACCGGGTCACGCCGGGCCGCATCCGGTTCGCGGGCGTCTCGAGCGAAGAGCAGCTGCTCAGCATCGTCGACGAGGCCACCGAGCTCGAGGTGCTCGAGCAGGCCGATCGCGAGCTCATCCACTCGGTGTTCGAGTTCGGCCACACGCTGGTGCGCGAGGTCATGGTGCCGCGCACCGACATGGTCACGATCGAGACCGCGGCGCACCTGCCGCAGGCGATGGCCCTGTTCCTGAAGGAGGGTTACTCGCGCATCCCGGTCGTCGACCGCGAGGCCGACGACATCGCCGGCATCCTCTACCTGAAGGACCTGGCCCGTCTCGGCTTCGAGCGCCCGCTCGACGCCGCGACCGTCACCGTCGCCGACCTCGTCAGGCCGGCGACGTTCGTGCCCGAGTCGATGGGCGCGGATGCGCTGCTGCGGCAGATGCAGCTCGAGTCCAACCACCTCGCGATGGTCGTCGACGAGTACGGCGGCATCGCGGGGCTCGTCACGCTCGAGGACCTCATCGAGGAGCTCGTGGGCGACATCTCCGACGAGTACGACCGCGAGGCCGCGCAGGTGGAGCAGCTCTCCGAGGGCCGGTACCGGGTCAACGCGCGCCTGCCGGTCGACGAGCTCGGCGAACTGTTCGGGCTCGACCTCGACGACGAGGACGTCGACACCGTCGGCGGGCTGCTCGCGAAGGGCCTCGGCCACCTGCCGGTCACCGGCGACCGGGTGGGCGTGAGCGGGCTGCTGCTCGAAGCCGAACGGACCGAGGGTCGCCGCAAGCGCATCGCGACCGTCCTGGTCGAGGCCGACCAGGCGCTGATCGACGTGCGGGCCGCGTTCGCGGCCGACACGGGCACCACCGATGAGGGGACGCGACCATGA
- a CDS encoding trimeric intracellular cation channel family protein: MTVAAFTIPFWADLAAVGIGALQGAMFAARIKEHRIDLLGVALIGVLVGLGGGLLRDLLLNQLPAAMRSNWYLVIASAAALIGMLLLQLFDRLNSLIIALDAVTIGLFAAIGTSKALASGLPEVPAIFVGVVAAVGGSILRDVTLNLPIALMHVGSLYAVAAGAGTALLVVLVLLGTNILVAATACVVVTTVIRLLSVRFGWSLPEQRAIGSWRVWRRS; the protein is encoded by the coding sequence ATGACCGTCGCGGCCTTCACCATCCCGTTCTGGGCCGACCTCGCGGCGGTCGGCATCGGCGCGCTCCAGGGCGCGATGTTCGCGGCGCGCATCAAGGAGCACCGCATCGACCTGCTCGGCGTCGCGCTCATCGGCGTCCTCGTCGGCCTCGGCGGCGGGCTGCTGCGCGACCTCCTGCTGAACCAGCTCCCTGCCGCGATGCGCAGCAACTGGTACCTCGTCATCGCGAGCGCCGCAGCGCTCATCGGCATGCTGCTCCTGCAGCTGTTCGACCGGCTCAACTCGCTGATCATCGCGCTCGACGCCGTCACGATCGGCCTGTTCGCGGCGATCGGGACGTCGAAGGCGCTCGCGAGCGGCCTTCCCGAGGTGCCCGCGATCTTCGTGGGCGTGGTCGCCGCAGTCGGCGGCTCGATCCTGCGCGACGTGACCCTGAACCTGCCCATCGCGCTCATGCACGTCGGGTCGCTGTACGCCGTCGCCGCGGGCGCCGGGACGGCGCTGCTCGTGGTGCTCGTCCTGCTCGGGACGAACATCCTCGTCGCGGCGACGGCGTGCGTGGTCGTGACGACGGTCATCCGCCTGCTGTCGGTCCGGTTCGGGTGGAGCCTTCCCGAGCAGCGCGCGATCGGCAGCTGGCGGGTGTGGCGCCGGAGCTGA
- the era gene encoding GTPase Era, whose protein sequence is MTEYRAGFVSFVGRPNVGKSTLTNALVGEKVAITSSKPQTTRRAIRGIVHRPHGQLIVVDTPGLHRPRTLLGERLNTLVQTTLGDVDVIGFCVPANEAIGPGDRFINDQLDQYPRARKVAIVTKTDATGKARVAEQLLAVSKLREWDSVIPVSAPRGEQLDVLVDELLALMPASEQPLYPAEATTDEDLEERIAELVREAALEGVSDELPHSIAVTVDDMIEREDKDLLEVYANVYVERDSQKGIIIGKGGARLKQVGADARAQIEALLGRRIHLALHVKVAKDWQRDPKQLGRLGF, encoded by the coding sequence ATGACCGAGTACCGAGCCGGATTCGTCTCCTTCGTCGGGCGCCCGAACGTGGGCAAGTCGACGCTCACGAACGCGCTCGTCGGCGAGAAGGTCGCGATCACGAGTTCCAAGCCGCAGACGACCCGCCGTGCCATCCGCGGGATCGTGCACCGACCGCACGGCCAGCTCATCGTCGTGGACACGCCCGGGCTGCACCGGCCGCGGACCCTCCTCGGCGAACGCCTGAACACGCTCGTGCAGACCACCCTGGGCGACGTCGACGTGATCGGCTTCTGCGTGCCCGCGAACGAGGCGATCGGCCCCGGCGACCGCTTCATCAACGACCAGCTCGACCAGTACCCGCGGGCCCGCAAGGTCGCGATCGTGACGAAGACGGATGCCACGGGCAAGGCGCGCGTCGCCGAGCAGCTGCTCGCGGTGTCGAAGCTGCGCGAATGGGACTCCGTCATCCCGGTCTCGGCGCCGCGGGGCGAGCAGCTCGACGTGCTGGTCGACGAACTGCTCGCGCTCATGCCCGCCTCGGAGCAGCCGCTGTACCCGGCCGAGGCGACGACCGACGAGGACCTCGAGGAACGCATCGCCGAACTCGTTCGCGAGGCCGCGCTCGAGGGCGTCTCCGACGAGCTGCCGCACTCGATCGCGGTCACGGTCGACGACATGATCGAACGCGAAGACAAGGACCTCCTCGAGGTGTACGCCAACGTGTACGTCGAGCGCGACAGCCAGAAGGGCATCATCATCGGCAAGGGCGGGGCCAGGCTCAAGCAGGTCGGCGCCGACGCGCGCGCGCAGATCGAGGCGCTGCTCGGCCGGAGGATCCACCTGGCCCTGCACGTGAAGGTCGCCAAGGACTGGCAGCGCGACCCGAAGCAGCTCGGCCGCCTGGGGTTCTGA
- the ybeY gene encoding rRNA maturation RNase YbeY, with the protein MSIEINNESAVEVDEAALQRLAVYALDAMHVHPDAELAIVLVDEGAMEQLHVQWMDEPGPTDVLSFPMDELRPGTEDEPAPAGLLGDVVLCPQVAESQAAAAGHTLLDELLLLTTHGVLHLLGFDHAEPAEEKEMFGIQRDILVGFSMQERRR; encoded by the coding sequence GTGAGCATCGAGATCAACAACGAGTCGGCCGTCGAGGTCGACGAGGCCGCCCTCCAACGGCTCGCCGTGTACGCCCTCGATGCGATGCACGTGCACCCCGATGCCGAGCTCGCGATCGTGCTGGTCGACGAGGGCGCCATGGAGCAGCTCCACGTGCAGTGGATGGACGAGCCCGGACCGACCGACGTGCTGAGCTTCCCGATGGACGAGCTGCGGCCGGGGACCGAGGACGAGCCGGCGCCGGCCGGCCTGCTCGGCGACGTGGTGCTGTGCCCGCAGGTCGCCGAGTCGCAGGCCGCAGCGGCCGGGCACACCCTGCTCGACGAACTGCTGCTGCTGACCACGCACGGCGTGCTGCACCTGCTCGGATTCGACCACGCAGAACCTGCGGAGGAGAAGGAGATGTTCGGCATCCAGCGCGACATCCTCGTCGGATTCTCGATGCAGGAGCGGCGCCGCTGA